CAATAACCAAAAACTTCAAATAGAACGATGgggatgtctctctctgtctctctctctcataaatAAGTATTGTTCTGAAAAGGATCAAATGTAAAttattgtttgtgtgagtgtgtgtgtgtgtgtgagagtgtatgtgtgtgtgtgttcaacaagAACGGTATTAGCTACTTCCTGACTGTAATTTTGTTAAGTCATTTTgatttacagtactgtatgtgcatgcatgtgtttatTTAGGGTAAGAACAAACACAGTCAACTATATACTGACAGTAACTTTATTCAAAATTCTGTTTCAGCATTTCAATTTATAGCATTTACTCTCGGAATGTTCGTATGTAAGAACAATTGATTTTTCACATATACTTAAATAAGTATTTAAGTATATAGATATTACAAGTTAATTCATGGTCTTGAAACTTTTTTCTTACTTTACCTACTCTATGTGCATGACAATTAAGTTCCATAAATAATCAATAGTAGCAGTCAATATACTCATACAAAATTAATGATTTATGTAAGGGACTTTGTCATGTTTGGCTTATCTAACATAATCATCAAGTTATCTCATTTATGTATAAAAATGTAACAATGACTCTGAATGACTTGCATAAATGTCAGATTATATTCAGTGATACATGTACGAATGTGCCTGCATTGTCCTCCCATCGTGTCTCAATGtttcaaataaaaacacaattttTTTCCTTCAATATTCAAGTCTTGGTATTGTTGTGAAATCTCGATTATTGTGCAGGGTGGCAACAGGTGAGGTATACAGGGGTCAGGTCAGGGGGCCTAAGAAATAGATTGAGACCTATGCAGTAAGAATTACACCAAAGAACAGGCTTGAACCAGAATAGAGAGGAAGTCTAGTGGGAGGCCGGGTTGGCAGTCTGAGGAtgggaaagagtgtgtgttttgaggaaGTGTGGCCTGTTATGAGTAAGAACTTGCATGACAAGGAGTTTGCTAAACAAATCAACGAGATTGTCTAGCATGGATGAGGGGGGTCCAGATATCTTACAACTGTGAACGATCAAAAAGTCAGGACTTAAGAGCTATAAGTACCCTAAAGGACCAAAGTCATGTCTCAAAAGTGACAGGCAAGGCTCCTAGAACagtgagaagaaaggggggCCAGGGTGTGTCAgcattaggggagactggggtgtgtgcgagtgtctcAATAGCAGAACAATAGAGGTCTTGCAAAAGTTTAGAAAGAGAAACCCATAGAGCAGgagccagagaaggagagattgaaGATAGAGGAACGAGTTAAGCATGAGAGGATGGAGACTGAGAGCTGAGGTGCCACCTTGCATTTTGAAAGATATTCTGTCTCCAACTCTATTTTTGAGAATCCTTCTGATCTTCTTCAACATTATCCTTAAAGCACATAGCATGTCCTAATTAAAGGTTGTGGATAAAATGTTTAACTATGAAGCATCTCCAAATCCAAGTATACATTCACTTTATAAACtgtgtacatactgtatgaCACCATGTTCATAGATAAATCTGCACGGGCCTACCTTTTACACACAACTAAACATGATAAACGGGAAGCTCTGTAGAATATTCTCTATATAGACTAAGTGTACTGCATGGGCATTTGGAAAAGAGAGCaactcaggggaacatttcagcAGGCACATTTCCTCCGTGGGGCTACCTCCTCCTGATGGCTGGTGACTGAGCTCCCGTTGGGGGCGTCAGACGAGGCACCAGCCCCCTCGCTGCCCTGCTCCATGCGCCTCATCACCAGTTCCAGCAGGCTGGTCACCGCCTTGTCCACGTCAGCTCCCGTGGCCGCGCTGGTCTCAAAGTAGGGGATGCTAGAATCAGGAGTGGGGGATAAGTTCAACATTCATGTCAAGACTAGTGTGTAATAGCAGATTGTCTCCACCTACAGGTGGATGCTCAGAAGAACAGAAAATAGCTTGTTTCTCCACGATTCATTTGTGTGCACTATCATTTCTTTGCCGGTTGAATTTGTATTTTTCTCAGCCTAGGGCAGTTTGTTTCGAGTTGAAATTAGATTTGAAGCAGTGAGAAATCCAAAGAACCTATCCAAGAACAGTTGTTTATTCTTTGTGCCGGTAATCAGACTCACCCATATCTGTCTGCCAGATCTCTAACTTGGCGTCCATTTACATCTCTTTGGTCTTGAAGATCTGCTTTGGTGCCAACTAACACTATATCTGGGCTGTCACAGTAGGCGTTGGCCTGCAACTGACCTGGATACAAACAAATTGCGGATTTCAGTCATCATCCGTATATAGATATGAGCAAACTATCAAATATTTTACTTTATTAGCAACCGCTACATTCTTAAATATAATCCCAATGTATATCCCATCAAGATATTAAAGTCACATTAATGGTTTTCAATTTGATTAAACAGACCACAGACTTAGCTCTGCCAAAGCCTTCAGATCAATAAAGTAATCAATTGTCTGAAGGTTTTGGCAGATCTTCTAGCTGATACACTACATACTCATCCAGTTTCGGACATTGAGGAAACTCTGCTGATTGGTCAGGTCAAACATCAGCAGGAAGCCCATAGCATCTCTGAAGAAGGCCGTGGTAAGGCTCCTAAACCTGGGGCAAAGAACTCAAATCAATCCATCAAATCTTGGGTATGCTTCAGAAACAAAAGCAAAGATTCTCACAATGACATGTACACCTTACAACCTTTCCAATA
Above is a genomic segment from Osmerus mordax isolate fOsmMor3 chromosome 24, fOsmMor3.pri, whole genome shotgun sequence containing:
- the LOC136933151 gene encoding ras-related protein Rab-27B-like, yielding MLALPPANLCRFSTMTDGDYDYLIKLLALGDSGVGKTTFLYRYTDNKFNRKFATTVGIDFREKRVMYMGTGSGGTTERSFSVHLQLWDTAGQERFRSLTTAFFRDAMGFLLMFDLTNQQSFLNVRNWMSQLQANAYCDSPDIVLVGTKADLQDQRDVNGRQVRDLADRYGIPYFETSAATGADVDKAVTSLLELVMRRMEQGSEGAGASSDAPNGSSVTSHQEEVAPRRKCAC